A region of the Desulfobacter postgatei 2ac9 genome:
AGATAAAATGACTTTAAACCGGTTTTTGATGCGTTTTGGGTCAAAAACCGGTTTTTGTTTTCAGCAGGGCGGTACAAGACGGGAATGGCTTTTATATAAGTTCGCATCTTTGCTATCAAACCAATCTTGGCTCTTACGGAGATGTTTGATGGTAAATATGCGGGTTTATTATATTTAAGCCTGGTTTTCTCCCTTATGCCGCCCGATTTTTATTTTTTTTACAGGAGAATTTATGGAAAAAGTTGTTTCAGCCGATATCGGCGGCAAAGAATTAATTATCAGTACAGGAAAAATTGCCAAGCAGGCCTCCGGGGCTGTGACGGTTCAATATGGGGAAACAGTGGTGCTTGTAACGGCGGTGGCTGCCAAAGACCCCAAGGAAGACATAAGCTTTCTGCCTCTGTCCGTTGAATACCAGGAAAAAATTTATGCGGCGGGCAGAATTCCGGGGAACTATTTCAGACGGGAAATCGGCAGGCCTTCGGAACAAGAAACGTTAAATGCCCGTCTAATTGACCGGCCCATCCGGCCTTTGTTCGAAGATGGCTATAATTTTGAAACCCAGGTGATCGCAACCGTGATGTCCACGGATAAATTGTGCGAACCGGGCATTCTTGCCATGATCGGGGCTTCTGCAGCCCTTGAAATTTCGGACATCCCCTTTAACGGCCCCATTGCCGGTGTCAAGGTGGGACGGGTGAACGGACAGTTTATTGCCAACCCCACGCCGGCACAGATGGAACAAAGTGACATAGATCTGACCGTGGCCGGTTCCAAAACCGGTGTGGTCATGGTGGAAGCCGGTGCTGACATCGTATCTGAAGCGGACATGCTGGATGCCATTTTCTTTGGTCATCAAGCCATGCAGCCTGCCATAGCTCTGCAGGAAGAGTTGAAAAGTACCGTGGGTAAGGAAAAACGCATATTTACACCGCCGGAAAAGGATGAGGCGCTTGCCGCCAAGGTTCAGGCGTGGGCCTGGGATAAGGTTCATGAAAAGGTTCAGATTAAAACCAAAATTGAGCGTCAGAACGCCATCAGCGCACTTAAGGATGAGGCGGTTGCCCGATTTGAATCTGAGTATCCGGAAAAAGTCAAAGAGATCAAGGAGGTTTTCAGCAAAACCGTGAAAAAAGTCTCCAGGGATATTGTTCTCAAAGAAGGCAGACGCATTGACGGCCGTGCCTTTGATGAGGTTCGTCAGATCACCTGTGAAGTGGGTTGTTTGCCCCGCCCCCATGGTTCGGCCTTGTTTACCCGTGGTGAAACACAGGTTTTGGGCGTCCTTACCCTGGGTTCCGGGCTGGACGAACAGCGTATCGAGACCCTGGACTCCAATAATGAAACCCGGGCATTTATGCTCCATTATAACTTCCCTCCCTATTCCGTTGGCGAGGTGAAGCGTCCGGGTGGGCCGTCCCGCCGGGATATCGGCCATGGGAATTTGGCCCACAGGGCTCTGAACCCGGTCGTTCCACCCCATGATGAATTTGAATATACTATCCGTCTGGTGGGAGAAGTCATGGAATCCAACGGGTCTTCTTCCATGGGAACGGTATGTTCCGGGTGCCTGGCCCTGATGGATGGCGGTGTGCCCATTAAAGCCCCGGTATCCGGCATCGCCATGGGGCTGGTCTCTGATGAAAACAACACGGTTGTCCTTTCCGATATCCTTGGGGACGAAGACCATTTCGGCGATATGGACTTCAAGGTTGCCGGTACTAAGGACGGCATTACCGCGTTGCAGATGGATATTAAAATCAAAGAACTGTCCAGACAGATTATGGAAACTGCTTTGAACCAGGCCAATGGGGGTCGCCTGCACATTCTGCAGAAAATGCTCGATACCCTGAATGAGGCAAGGGCGGAGATATCTCCCCGTGCGCCCAAGATCGTATCCATACAGATCAACAAGGACAAAATCCGGGATATCATCGGTCCGGGCGGCAAAGTGATCCGGGCGCTGCAGGCCGAGACCAACACCACCATTGAGGTGAATGATGACGGCATTGTGAAGATTGCCGCGGAAAACGAAGAAGATTCCGCCAAGGCCATGGCCATGGTTAAAGACATTGCCATGGATCCGGAGATCGGTGCCATCTATGAAGGAGCCGTGGTAAAAATTACCGACTTTGGTGCCTTTGTAAACATCAAGTCGGGCACGGACGGTCTGGTTCACATTTCGGAACTGGCAGACTACCGGGTTAAGACGGTCACCGATGTGGTCAAGGAAGGCCAAGTGATCAAGGTCAAGGTGCTGGATATCACCCGGGATGGAAAAATAAAGCTTTCCTATAAAGCAGCCCAAAAAGATGCAGAAGAAGCAGGAGAATAGCTCATTCTGCCTGTGTCCCCTTGCCAGCGGCAGCAAGGGGAATGCTATCTTTGTATCCACACCGGATACTGCCGTACTTGTTGATGCAGGGCTTTCAGGCATAGAGACCCAGCGCCGGATGACTGCTGTGGGAAGATCTGCACAAGACCTGAAAGCCATCATCATCACCCACGAACACACCGATCACATTAAAGGGGCAGGGGTATTGAGCCGCAGGTTTGATATTCCTGTTTATGTGACGAAAGAAACCTTTAATGCCTGCCAGGGCTTAGGCAAAATTGAGCGCCTTAATTTTTTTGAATGCGGGGCTGCCTTTGAAATCGGCTCCCTGGCTGTCACCCCCTTCTCCATCAGCCACGATGCCTGCGATCCTGCAGGTCTTACCTTGAAACACCAGGGAAAAAAGATCGGCATTGCCACGGACCTTGGCGTGGTCACAAATCTTGTCCGAACCCATCTAAGTTGTGTCAATGCGCTCTATATTGAGGCCAACCATGATCCTGAGATGCTCATGACCGGCCCTTATCCCTGGCATCTGAAGCAGCGGATTCAGTCGCGAACCGGTCATCTTTCCAACCAGGATGCAAGGAATCTGGTGACAGATGTTTTTCATAAGGATCTTGACCATGTGATTCTTGCCCATTTAAGCGAGGAAAACAATTCTCCTGAAAAAGCAGCCACAGAGATCTCTAAAAATCTTGATCCTTTGTCCACGGCACTGCATGTTGCCGGACCGGATCAACCCGGTGAAATGATCTGGCTGTAGTTCAAGGCCGGGATAAACGCCGGAAGATTGACATCGACCACTTATTGCGGTTAGGATGTACTTGTATTTATAAGTCACTGCACTTAG
Encoded here:
- the pnp gene encoding polyribonucleotide nucleotidyltransferase, which encodes MEKVVSADIGGKELIISTGKIAKQASGAVTVQYGETVVLVTAVAAKDPKEDISFLPLSVEYQEKIYAAGRIPGNYFRREIGRPSEQETLNARLIDRPIRPLFEDGYNFETQVIATVMSTDKLCEPGILAMIGASAALEISDIPFNGPIAGVKVGRVNGQFIANPTPAQMEQSDIDLTVAGSKTGVVMVEAGADIVSEADMLDAIFFGHQAMQPAIALQEELKSTVGKEKRIFTPPEKDEALAAKVQAWAWDKVHEKVQIKTKIERQNAISALKDEAVARFESEYPEKVKEIKEVFSKTVKKVSRDIVLKEGRRIDGRAFDEVRQITCEVGCLPRPHGSALFTRGETQVLGVLTLGSGLDEQRIETLDSNNETRAFMLHYNFPPYSVGEVKRPGGPSRRDIGHGNLAHRALNPVVPPHDEFEYTIRLVGEVMESNGSSSMGTVCSGCLALMDGGVPIKAPVSGIAMGLVSDENNTVVLSDILGDEDHFGDMDFKVAGTKDGITALQMDIKIKELSRQIMETALNQANGGRLHILQKMLDTLNEARAEISPRAPKIVSIQINKDKIRDIIGPGGKVIRALQAETNTTIEVNDDGIVKIAAENEEDSAKAMAMVKDIAMDPEIGAIYEGAVVKITDFGAFVNIKSGTDGLVHISELADYRVKTVTDVVKEGQVIKVKVLDITRDGKIKLSYKAAQKDAEEAGE
- a CDS encoding MBL fold metallo-hydrolase, producing MQKKQENSSFCLCPLASGSKGNAIFVSTPDTAVLVDAGLSGIETQRRMTAVGRSAQDLKAIIITHEHTDHIKGAGVLSRRFDIPVYVTKETFNACQGLGKIERLNFFECGAAFEIGSLAVTPFSISHDACDPAGLTLKHQGKKIGIATDLGVVTNLVRTHLSCVNALYIEANHDPEMLMTGPYPWHLKQRIQSRTGHLSNQDARNLVTDVFHKDLDHVILAHLSEENNSPEKAATEISKNLDPLSTALHVAGPDQPGEMIWL